From one Melospiza melodia melodia isolate bMelMel2 chromosome 6, bMelMel2.pri, whole genome shotgun sequence genomic stretch:
- the LOC134419981 gene encoding kelch domain-containing protein 2-like produces MADENEELPADEELPAPAEEGFEQLENDSPAERSGHVAVTDGRCMYVWGGYKNAQVRGFYDFYLPRDEIWIYNMETGRWKKSKTEGDVPPSMSGSCAVCVDRVLYLFGGHHARGNTNKFYMLNARSTDKVLQWVRVECQGVPPSSKDKLGVWVHKNRLIFFGGYGYFPEGKQRGTFEFDETSFWNSGLPRGWNDHVHVLDLETFTWSQPITTGKTPSPRAAHACATLGNRGFVFGGRYRESRMNDFYCLNLDTWEWSEILTQGICPVGRSWHSLTPISSDHLFLFGGFTTNKQPLSDAWIYCISKNEWVQFEHNYSEKPRLWHTACASEEGEVIIFGGCANNLLAHSKAAHSNEILVFSLQPRSLVRLCLEAVICFKELLASSWHCLPKHLLHSVNQRFGSNNTSGS; encoded by the exons ATGGCCGATGAGAACGAGGAGCTGCCGGCGGACGAGGAGCTGCCGGCGCCGGCCGAGGAGGGCTTTGAGCAGCTGGAGAACGACAGCCCCGCCGAGCGCAGCGGGCACGTGGCCGTCACCGACGGGCGCTGCATGTACGTCTGGGGAGGATACAAG AATGCCCAGGTCCGGGGCTTTTATGACTTCTACCTGCCGAGGGATGAAATCTGGATCTACAACATGGAAACTGGAAGATG GAAGAAGAGCAAGACTGAGGGAGATGTTCCCCCCTCcatgtctggcagctgtgccgtgTGTGTGGACAGAGTGCTTTACCTCTTCGGGGGGCACCACGCCCGCGGCAACACCAACAAG TTCTACATGTTAAATGCCAGATCCACGGACAAAGTGCTGCAGTGGGTGAGAGTGGAGTGCCAGGGGGTGCCCCCCTCGTCCAAGGACAAGCTGGGGGTGTGGGTGCACAAGAACAG GCTGATATTTTTTGGAGGCTATGGCTATTTTCCCGAAGGGAAGCAACGTGGAACATTTGAATTTGATGAAACTTCTTTTTGG aattcagGTCTTCCTAGAGGGTGGAACGACCACGTGCATGTTCTGGACCTTGAGACTTTCACTTGGAGCCAGCCCATAACCACG gggaagACGCCGTCGCCCCGCGCCGCCCACGCCTGCGCCACGCTGGGGAACAGGGGCTTCGTGTTCGGAGGCAGATACAGg GAGTCCAGGATGAACGACTTCTACTGCCTGAACCTGGACACGTGGGAGTGGAGCGAAAT ACTCACCCAAGGCATCTGCCCCGTGGGCCGGTCGTGGCATTCCTTGACGCCGATCTCCTCGGATCACCTCTTCCTCTTTGGAGGCTTCACCACCAACAAGCAGCCCCTGA GTGATGCCTGGATTTATTGTATCAGCAAGAACGAGTGGGTACAATTTGAGCACAACTACTCTGAAAAACCAAG GCTGTGGCACACGGCCTGTGCCAGCGAGGAGGGCGAGGTGATCATCTTTGGGGGCTGTGCCAACAACCTGCTGGCCCATTCCAAAGCT GCTCACAGTAATGAAATCCTGGTGTTCTCCCTCCAGCCACGATCTCTTGTAAG GCTGTGTCTGGAGGCCGTGATCTGCTTCAAGGAGCTGTTGGCCAGCTCGTGGCACTGCCTGCCCAAGCACCTGCTGCACAGCGTCAACCAACGCTTCGGCAGCAACAACACCTCGGGCTCCTGA